The Pieris rapae chromosome 1, ilPieRapa1.1, whole genome shotgun sequence genome contains the following window.
actggtatttgtaataattatgatgtAGTCACCGTAACgagaatatgtataattaaatataacccTGTATATTTTAAGCAGATAGAAAGAATTGAGAAGTTAATTAAGTATTCGGTTCATTcagtgttatataaaatatagctgTCCCGTCATGATGTGTTTTGCATATAAATTGACCAGTAATCGACTTAAATATTACCACAGTAATAATATcgctatttaaaaagtatcataatcattttttttaagttagtaTAAAGattaatgtacatatttttatgaaattcaaataatatatacaaaaaatattccaataaaaacaagttcagttaaatatagtttacgACTCATTCTCAGACCAAACTGCCTTATATTGGTCAAGCTGTTTCGGAGATTggttacaaacattgtgacacaaGAATGTTAATCTTTATgtatatagattaaaatattataaaacctaCCTTAAAGATAATATCACACTTAAGTGCAAAAAGATTATACAACACTTATCTATAAATGGGTAACGGCTTAATCTTATCTTAGctgttattgaattttttttttgagctACAccgttttaaagtaattatttaatcaatcatTAGACACATTTGGACAACTCctacattaaacaaacaacGAAACATACCCAAGAATgtgtttttatagtaaaagttcttttactataaaaacacGTTctaatttcattgttttatgtattgtatacataaatgtGTTTTAGTCAAATATGCTCCTTTGCATTGCGATTTTGATTTTCGACTAAAACTCACACTACTTACGCGTTTTTAATCAGTTATTGGTTGAATAcgcgtaaacaaaatattgcgtatataagttttattggaTAAACAACAACAGCCTCTCTAATAAAGATTTGTGCACATCGTATAAGCCtgttataagaaaaatgttgCTAATAATTCCTGAATAGGCAAGTCTGATGTATACGGCTGTTATATaacgtattttgtttttgggGAGACCTGTACAATGCTTAGGCGGCCCATACATcgacaataattttaactctTTGAATCCAAACGTTCACTAATATTTAGCAATAAGATTTACAAACGATTCACGTCAATATTTTCATGCGAGAAACATGTCTGACGACGAAGTTTGGCTATGCTAGCTAGTTTGAGAAACAgtgaactaaaaatatattgcgcAATACTAACCctatacagtatatataaatacatattgcacaataaaatttaagctCGCTCAAACTTCTGTTCAATACTTGagaaatttttcaatattatcccTACACTGCTAGTAATATTGTACAATCAACTATATTGTGCAATATTATTGTAGATGTATGAGCCCGCCTTGAAAAACGCAGAAGCCTACTTTACCGGGTGTATAAgacaataatgaaaaattagaGAAAGTCAACTCAGACAAGGAATGGAGAGTGGAGAGTTTCAAGGACGGATTCGTGAGCTTCAGCAAGTTccttttttagtttagttttctgTTTTAGCCATCTGCCTAAGTTTCGTTTCATGGTTTTCCTGCAAGCATTGGAACACTGCCTACCTTTTCCACAATTTCCTAGTTTGGGGCGCGCAccctttttactttattttctgTACTTTTCGAACTacgacaaaacaaaaatacgaaAATCAAATGGCAAACAAAGTTTTTGTCGATTGCCCGAACCTTCTatctaaacttaaatttcGTGTAGGTACCTTCTCGATACCCCTGGCATCCCAGACCAGCTCACCGATGTAAAGATTAAGCATTTTGATAAATGAGCTAGTTCTgaatatccatagttgctcacCTCACagattaaaatcaatttttgtttaggttttttgtaaaaaaaaataattgtaatttttgttttgtttaatgtttgtatgatCTCTTCGTGTATCTCACATGTGCCTATAAGTGCGTgttgctataaaaaaagtattttctagCTCTTTTAACTCTCATCGTATATCGTCTTCAATATaacagtgtgccgagcgttggcaagtttttattaataaaaaaacacggCGGGTTGCCAgggtaacaaaaaataatattcgaccGATATACACATCGATTATAGGTCAAAGGTGTGTAGCCCTGTACAAGCTATAGCTTATCCAgagaatatattacaatatataactattacgTTGTTATAACGCATGTatagtgattttttattagtaacacTGCAAGGATTTATTCTAGATATTTGATTACATACCTGAACATCGTTATGATTGGCCAGTAgcaaaatgataaattttaaagcaatCGCAGTTGTGTCGTAGCCCTGaaacaagtaaaataatattttttgcttatatatataaatataaaatgagattaatttaattagctaTATACCAacctaaattaaatgtatttaatactagTTGTACTATGGACTGCATTTTCGGTCTACGTATAAATTGTgtcacaaaacaaaaattaaaagtttttaaaataaagtaaattacaagcataataatattattttttaatcaattatttaattatttaaaaattattccgTTTTTGGGGCGTTTTTATGCTTTTTGAGGAGCTTGAGAAATgcataatttcatttttcaattttagaattagAGCAGGTGAAGCACGTCAAGTAGTACAGATACAACTAGGTAATAAggaagtattatttaaatcattatcaTGTTTCTTATTTTGGTGTTCTTAGTTTTGGTTATGGTTTATCTTTAGTATCAATGCCATCTGGACgagtttttttaaagcattctTTAACTAATTAACATAGATTAACACGtgttcaaagaaatatatacatattccaCTTCCGGTGCTGTGTATTagaagatgaaaaaaaaaacacacaatcacctgtatatacatatattatatatattatatagcgcTTGCCCCGCGGGACAGAATCGTAaaagcaaaatttatttttacaggtatcaaacaaactttattattgcagttatcataacaatatatgtacagtatttatatttttactaagtaTGTGTGTATTGAATAtaggtatatgtatattaataaaagctattttttctatttgacGTCTTAAACaatgttgttatgtatatagtGAAGTGTTGTTTAAAACACAATTGCTGTAATGCCCACAACTGTAGATTAATAACTGAtctgttaatatataataatataagatttataagTATAGATAAGTATGGTCATCATACTCACCCCAAACAAGAAAGTGTCGACTTCTTCACAAATTCCATTATAATCAATTAAGCCGTCTTTCTCAGCttgcaataaaatatccaGCAACCCCAATCTCCTCTTTGATGACTCTTCTTCATCATTTATCCATTCATCTTCAGTTTTACATTCCCGCCGCTTCTTTACTACTTGAGCTCTGAATGATTCTAGAATGTCCAAAGATTTTCGTTGCTTCCGACCCAAATtcgttaagttaaaaataaaatctggaTACATCCATAACCTTTGAGCCCTGTATACAGCGTAATGCATTAATTTGCGTATATTCTCCTTAAACTCATTATAATCTCCGCTTTTTTCATCTAATTTGATAGACATCGCTGTTTCTGTAAGGTgttaaatcaatcaatcaatcaaaatatctttatttatacttataggtaaacaagtacacttatgaacgtcaaaaaaaaaattgtaaatttacatttactacgagttcgcaagtcaagggcttCCCTACATATTATTTGATGAAAGTTAAAATACACACTTTGGAGGTTAGTTATGCCtgccttaaatattttttaaggcaattgtatttttaatatcgtaTGGTTAATAGATCGTTTTCAAGGTCTCTTCTTTTTATCTATCAGACCTTTTTATCTCTCTATATAATCTGACAGATGCTaagctttattttaaacagaCAAAATGCTTACCACATATAGTATGAAGTGTAAAGTCGTGTAAGAATTCCGAAACCTCTGTGTACGGCTTATTAACTTCACTTTTAAAATGATCTGTGAGTTTTTCAACGTTATGTTCCATGATtcgcttaaaattatttaatatattgaaatgaaaCGTTGGTGTTATCATTTTTCTTCGCGCGTGCCATTTTTTGCCTGTAAACATTATTCAGAGCTATAATTACGTAggtattacaataaatattatttgcctCAGTAAAAGCTATTTGTGATAAAACCACTTTACTATGAAGTtgtctttttgtttttatttgagtaaaaatatataaaataaacataaaagtcacagtgttcataaataaagaaataaaatatattatattcagcaTAAGTATAAACCTGGTTAATAAATTCCCAATTAACaattcatttacaaaaatgCTAGACGatcataaattattcttcACTAAAATCAATGACACAAGAGTGATTTAAATCgacttttgaaataaatgtcaaattgtGGGTTTGTATTTATTCCGTTCTGAAAGTTGATCCCATAAGAGcagtcaaattaaaaatatatttatttatacgaatTAAAAGAACAAGTCATTTTTATAGATCCCGTGTATGGTCTAAATGGTTTTTGAAACAAGTATTAAATTCACATTTTATACCTATAAAAACCATATTAATGCTAGTTTCAGATGGATTAGATATAGAGAGATGATTTCTatgatctttttttatttctagagGGTCTCCGTCAAGAGAAGCCATTAAATAACggcaataattatttcatattaagtaTCAAATCCTCAAATCGCAGAGGCCCTCACAGATGACTAACGAGCCTATAAGTACGACCGTATGATGTggttaattattgtatttgtctTCTTTATTctgaatcatttctagaatatttttacagattacatttacaaaagatCTTTGGCTCAGGTCAAGTACATTTAAGCTTACATTTTAGCTTTTATTTTAGCGTAGCAAACACTGGCCATTTCAGAATAAGGTGCTTGATACGCTTTCTTGGATATTCGttttcaaaaaatgtttataacatgcaagattttatacataattattgcctatataataaaagtatcgTACAAACAGTGTTAGCCCAGTGGCTCAGCGTAAACTATCATTTCGCCGAATGTATCTTCCTGGCGAGTAAATGAAGGtgtgtgaaaaatataatataacagatTAAGCTCATCCAGTACCTTTGCTTGTAAGTATGCCTTCCTTTAACCAGGGCTGGATGAAGTAGTAAAGGAATCCCTtagttgtatattttgttcCATTTATcactttctaaaaaaatattattacaagcattatttagcaataattacgagaattaattaacataaaaatgccATATAACTAACTCaacaaatacttaatatgCCTTTGTTACTTATGCGTAACTCtgtatataagaaaaacattaattgaaatttgtatataagaaaaatatttattttagaaaagcaTTTTTGCATTTACCTCTATATCTTCAGGATTATGAATGAGTATAACCTTAACTGGTCCTAATTGTAATCTAAAGAGGCTTTTATAAGTACTGGCCCAGGTtcttaaatatgaaaacagtTTCGctgaaagtataaaataagtttttttaaacaatcagTTAAAATCATTAGTCAGAtactaattaattcatttttttaaatatatattcatccacgtatctatttttatttttatacaaaaatagctttttattactaaatatatatatagcgaACGTGATTCACgttaatatatcatatttaaaaatgaaataaaataattacttctaataaatgaaattaaataactaaaaaaataaaaaaataaaaatcaacttattaaaacaattgttgaATCTGACACTTGaacaattgaaaaatgatcagaGTAACAATATAATCATATggcggtataacttaacatcaggtgagcctcctgcccgtttgctctataaaaaaaaacaaaaatcaattaaatacataGGTACCTGGTTCAATAATGACATCGAGTGCATTATGAAGTATATAAATTCCTTTAGGTCCGGgtataatttgaaattcttTACACTTCACTAACCACTCCACGCAAACcaatatagttaatattacCAATAAGATCCACCACATAGTACATTCGCTCCTAGAGCTGTTAAGGCAATAACACACACACTGGCACTGATACACGTGTGTCATCTGTTTTATAGactaattattcaatatatacgAACATCATCGCCGAATATGCTTTTCGGTTAtaggatataaataatttaccagATTTTTCACGTTTGTGGCGtggcaattttaaattataaggaTCATATGTCACGATCTCCACACAAAACCCAATCTCACAGTAATTATGATAGTCGATTGTCAACcactttttttacttaattaaggAATGAAGAAAGATATCGCAGAGagactaaatttaatttataagttttttagtaGTTCATTAGTTTTATGACGACAAACTCAGTAAATctactcaaatattttactacaatatatgaaaatgtttcatatatatacgatatccgtatttaaattttgataaaatcaaCGCAgacatgaaaaaaataacaataaaaatatctatttactGCGGAAACTATGGACAGTAGAGAAGTGATGTACTAAACTTTTACAGAAGACAACAAAATTCTACAAAATTGCCTGCAATatctcatataaaaataaacacaaaaaacagtcgtaaatatttatttttaaattcaggtGAAGATTCTTTATATCTACActgaaaactttattatataaaaagtacattcaaagttttatcaaaagtTTTACTACACTCGGTACACAATGCAACGTAGAGGTACAAAAATCCTCCCATTCTTAATTTCTATTCGCGTAATAAACAGCTCTCATTAACGagattcataaatatattaacgatatttatatagttatcaCCTATTTAATTTACGAAGTTTTGCTTAAATGCTTACGTAccgtatatgtattaatttttttataataatcttgcattatgttttaaaatacccTTTGCTTTTGTTAGTTTAATctggatattatattatataatattattatattataatatatttaagagatTTTATGCAAAGTTTTGCTTGTTATAACTGGATTTTGCCTTGAcatactataattaatttcatcttTCCAGTTCCTGTgtataatcaattaatatattttataaaatattacgtaaaaccaaatatttataaataatgctaATTCAAAACCCTGCTCTTAACTAGTTTGGTGGAACGCAATTAATTAAAGTGCGGGCATGTAGAATGggttgtaatttataaaacaaagtttagTCTTTTAGTTAACTGTATGAATGTTTTCGTGACTTCTTTTGTATAGGCGGTGTTTTTGTTATTAGGTGTTAGTCgttaaattatgaatgtaaTAAGAAtggtatttctttttcttaatttattgaataaatagcACGGTTttggttatttaataatatgcaacattacaaatattttttaaacatttaattagcACTAATCGcaacaaattattacacagACCCTTACAATTGTCACATTATACATTAGTACCTGTATGACCGAGGTTTcctcagtatttttttttatttttataaattgtgtcctttggaaataatatttaagaacgAATCACCTACTAATCAAATGatgaaatttgaatataattatcgaataaagataactacagttattcatatttaagtttttatttgacatctttgaacgagcaattctatgattaagttgataaaacaagAATATCATTACACtgtctagaaatgattccgagctagatcgatttatcgcccctgAAACCACCCGTATACTAaaattcatgaaaatcgttggagccgattccgagattccaattttatacatatatatatatatacaagaattgctcgtttaaagatataacataagatattataaaaattaccagACTTCTTAAAGTGTAATAACTTAGCCCTGGGGAAAGCTATTACTACACTTTGACTTAGTTgcgatgtatatatatacaacaaaaattgttttatttacttgcttATTATGATAGTTGAAGCTGAGAGCATagcaaaaactatttaatagtatttgaCAGGAAATCGAAATCTATCccgtaaaaagtttattttgtataaatccTTCGCTGATACTAAATTTGAATTCAATatcgtttaaagaaaaacactttttcaattttcataatttcttaaaattttaattcttttcatcatttaaaaaaaaaaaatttaaaaaaaagacaatacttCAATAtcgtttttgaaattttacgtAAACTGGGTGTTTCGTACGTAAAACGTAATCCGTAGTGATGATTAGATCGCGAGGCGTAGTCACTGGTAAAAGTCGAAAACGACGAAGTACAGTCGTTACAGCCAACTTCATTTCCATCATCGCGAATTTTTGACCTAAAAATACGTATAATCAGTAATTTTTACACCAACGAATGTGGCATAGATAAAATCTGTATCAGTCAATGTTAGTATCTATTGTTCTGCTACATGCAATTAGCAAATTTCTCGTCGCTTATATTATAGAGAATAAATACGcaaaaaaacgtaaaaaaggttctaaatataactattatatgctttatttttgtaataatattatacatgtaaTAACCATCGTCACCATGGTAACAAACACAGTATAATCTatgttgtaaatgttaaaacGAGGCCGATGTTGTTAAGGTCCgtacattttttatacgaCTACGCATTTTGTTTAAGTCTTAttcaaagtttaattaatttaattacttaccaTTTCCGCAACTTAATATCTACGTAAcgtataaatctaaatttataacaattacttGCTTTGCAAGCTTCTGTATTAGTAACGTAATTAGTATAGCTCAgacatattcattaaattccattttattttaatgtatattttaagtaattgaaattaacaattacaaaTATGAAATGCTTACAACATtagcttatttaaatatagatttaacaataaaatactgaaatataaaataataataaaatattaaaatggcaATTAAAACTCGATGCTTTGAATGctttacataagtaaaaaggTGAGTATTTTCGAGTATTTCGTAAGGTATACTCGCATTAAATtgctaacattaaaattaaaggattttaaatgttgtttattttaaataaaacacattttgctAATCTTATCAGTAGCTATAAATTCTAAATCTAGCgtctgaaataaaaagtaaaataatcaatattataattttggttttcttcaattaaacatttctttattaatataaaatttatgacccgtttaatatttaatatatcactttgaaaatgtgtttaaataaaattaccgaatttaaaaagtattatatttcttgttatcaatataccaaaaaaatacaaacgcTCTCCTTCTtagttgtaattattatagcaaattataatttataatgaaaagaTAAAATCTTCACAACTcatgattataaaattagcAACCGTAACTATGTTCTACAATATCCAAAAATGTATCCTTGTACTAATTTCTTAATCCCATAATTGAAAAAAGTTCTTTCAGTTTTTCACCTTGACATTCCATCATATATTAACCGAATTAgaaaatttctatattattacaattagtgTAATTACGAACCgtgttaaatttttacgatagTTCAATGCGTTTTTAAaatccatatatatatacattacatttaaaataaaataagaataaaattaacaaaataattgatttgttttatatcttGTCTAAAATGTCGTTTacgttattaattatattctcaAGTATTTCATCatgaaactaaatatattcattttaaaatgcgTAATTCTTTATAATTCTGACGGTATAATTAACGAGAGGTTTTACCGCGGGTTATCGCCATTTCTACGTTTAATTCTAAGAGTATCTATATAGTTTATTAAGCCTATAATAATACAGAatacaagtaaaataataatttaattccgtaatatttttcaaattttcttCTCTgtcaagttttaataaatttaaagatttggCTAtgcttatattatagtatagttaacaaatattaatttacatagctAACCTCCCGaagcttataaatatttatcgttaaaacATGTTACCTAAGATAATTAATCGGACTccaatgttattatttatgttttgaaaaCCAAACTAGAAGCATGCCAGAAAGCAATGGAAAGAAGCgtactaaaaataagaaaaatacataaaattaaaaccgaAAAAATAAGACGAAAAACAAGTGATAGGTGCCTTACAATATGTCCTAAAACAGAAGTGGCAATGAGCGGGGCATATAGCAAAAAACACAGATAAAAGGTCTTTAAAGATAACTGTATGGAATGGACCAAGGTGAATAAATGAAGAGGGCGACCCAGGAAGAGGTGGATAGAAGAATTAAAAGCGGTAAcaggaagcgaatggagaaagaaagccatggacAGAGTCAGTTTGAAAATGCTGCACGCGAAGGATTTCCGATCGCCGGTACTAAATTTAGCTAAGATATagcatattatataactagataa
Protein-coding sequences here:
- the LOC110994420 gene encoding cytochrome P450 4C1-like — translated: MWWILLVILTILVCVEWLVKCKEFQIIPGPKGIYILHNALDVIIEPAKLFSYLRTWASTYKSLFRLQLGPVKVILIHNPEDIEKVINGTKYTTKGFLYYFIQPWLKEGILTSKGKKWHARRKMITPTFHFNILNNFKRIMEHNVEKLTDHFKSEVNKPYTEVSEFLHDFTLHTICETAMSIKLDEKSGDYNEFKENIRKLMHYAVYRAQRLWMYPDFIFNLTNLGRKQRKSLDILESFRAQVVKKRRECKTEDEWINDEEESSKRRLGLLDILLQAEKDGLIDYNGICEEVDTFLFGGYDTTAIALKFIILLLANHNDVQEKIIEELDTILGSSKDEITIADLAEMKYLDACIKETMRLYPPIPAITRNIDEPLQLRGYEIPTGTEAVILIYDLHRRADQFVEPLAFKPERFLAEPTWHTYSYIPFSAGARNCIGRKFAMIEMKLVVLSLLRRFRLLPVTKTDDLVFATDYVLQTTQPIYVKFQERNKEAE